A single genomic interval of Arthrobacter methylotrophus harbors:
- a CDS encoding amino acid ABC transporter permease codes for MSTLERLPSGQGRVAPVLNDAVPVRHPGRWISAVIIVGILVLMVQSVITNHNFRWDVVGTYILDVKVVQGVGWTLLLTVASMVLAIVLAILLAVMRQSDNPVLRYTSWAWVWFFRGTPVYTQLVFWGLIAVLYPKISAGIPFGPELFSMDTSTVITALVAAILGLGLNESAYLAEIFRAGLKSVDKGQTEAAEALGMGKGKIMWRIILPQAMRIIVPPTGNETIGMLKTTSLVLAVPFTLDLTFATNALANRIYLPVPLLIVAAIWYLVITSLLMVGQHYIEAYYGKGVDTNLAPALINPAAAKASAAVAPSAEAEPSLRMDFPEDETK; via the coding sequence GTGAGCACCCTCGAGCGCTTGCCGAGTGGGCAAGGCCGCGTAGCACCGGTATTGAATGATGCGGTGCCGGTCAGGCATCCCGGCCGGTGGATCAGCGCGGTCATCATCGTTGGCATCCTCGTGCTGATGGTGCAAAGCGTGATCACCAACCACAACTTCCGTTGGGACGTGGTGGGGACCTACATCCTGGACGTGAAAGTCGTCCAGGGCGTCGGCTGGACCCTGCTTCTCACGGTAGCCTCGATGGTCCTGGCGATCGTCCTGGCCATCCTCCTGGCCGTCATGCGCCAATCCGACAACCCGGTACTGCGCTACACGAGCTGGGCCTGGGTCTGGTTCTTCCGCGGCACCCCGGTATACACACAGCTGGTCTTCTGGGGCCTGATCGCCGTCCTCTACCCCAAAATCAGCGCAGGAATCCCGTTCGGCCCCGAGCTGTTCAGCATGGACACCAGCACCGTCATCACCGCACTGGTAGCGGCCATTCTGGGACTTGGCCTCAACGAATCCGCATACCTCGCCGAAATCTTCCGGGCCGGCCTGAAATCCGTGGACAAGGGACAAACCGAAGCAGCCGAAGCCCTGGGCATGGGCAAAGGCAAAATCATGTGGCGGATCATCCTGCCCCAGGCAATGCGCATCATCGTCCCGCCCACCGGCAACGAAACCATCGGCATGCTCAAAACCACCTCCCTGGTCCTGGCCGTCCCCTTCACCCTGGACCTGACCTTCGCCACCAACGCCCTGGCCAACCGGATCTATCTCCCGGTGCCGCTGCTGATCGTGGCAGCCATCTGGTACCTGGTCATCACCAGCCTGCTGATGGTCGGCCAACACTACATCGAGGCCTACTACGGCAAGGGCGTGGACACCAACCTCGCCCCGGCCCTCATCAACCCCGCAGCCGCGAAGGCCTCCGCGGCAGTGGCACCCAGCGCCGAAGCAGAACCGTCCTTGCGGATGGACTTCCCCGAGGACGAGACAAAATGA
- the hemE gene encoding uroporphyrinogen decarboxylase, whose amino-acid sequence MTSSSALPHSVSVNGGPASGVSGTAAPSLDANHPLMDGRTADSPLIQAYRGGKPSRRPVWFMRQAGRSLPEYLKVREGVAMLDSCLRPELASEITLQPVRRHDVDAAIFFSDIVIPLKLAGVGVDIVPGVGPVLDKPIRSAADVAALPQLTWEALEPIREAVRLTVAELGTTPLIGFAGAPFTLAAYMVEGKPSRDHLGPRTMMHADPETWTALANWAADASGMFLRAQLEAGASAGQLFDSWAGSLGLADYAKYVAPASARALDHVRHLGAPLVHFGTGTSELLVAMRDVGVDVVGVDYRLPLDEANRRLGGTVPLQGNIDPALLSAPWEVLEAHVREVIAAGSTAPGHVLNLGHGVPPETDPAVLTRVVELIHSIPAV is encoded by the coding sequence ATGACTTCCAGTTCTGCATTGCCTCACTCCGTGTCGGTCAACGGCGGACCGGCCAGCGGTGTTTCAGGCACCGCCGCCCCAAGCCTGGACGCAAACCATCCGCTCATGGATGGCCGAACCGCGGACTCCCCGCTGATCCAGGCATATCGTGGCGGCAAACCGTCCCGCCGTCCGGTGTGGTTCATGCGGCAGGCCGGCCGATCGTTGCCCGAGTACCTCAAGGTCCGTGAGGGTGTGGCGATGCTGGACTCCTGTTTACGTCCCGAGCTTGCATCCGAGATCACCCTGCAGCCGGTCCGCCGCCACGATGTTGACGCTGCCATCTTTTTCTCCGACATCGTCATCCCGCTCAAGCTGGCGGGCGTCGGCGTGGATATCGTCCCCGGCGTCGGGCCCGTCCTGGACAAGCCGATCCGCAGCGCCGCCGACGTCGCGGCGCTGCCGCAACTGACGTGGGAGGCTCTCGAACCGATCCGCGAGGCCGTACGCCTGACGGTCGCTGAGCTGGGGACCACGCCCCTGATCGGCTTCGCCGGTGCGCCGTTCACCCTCGCTGCGTACATGGTGGAAGGCAAGCCTTCCCGTGACCACCTGGGCCCGCGTACCATGATGCACGCCGACCCGGAAACCTGGACTGCCCTGGCCAATTGGGCTGCGGACGCTTCAGGCATGTTCCTGCGGGCCCAGTTGGAAGCCGGAGCTTCGGCCGGTCAGTTGTTCGACTCCTGGGCCGGTTCCCTCGGCCTGGCCGACTACGCAAAGTACGTTGCCCCGGCCTCGGCGCGCGCCCTCGACCATGTCCGCCACCTCGGAGCGCCCTTGGTCCACTTCGGTACCGGCACGTCAGAGTTGCTCGTCGCAATGCGCGACGTTGGAGTGGATGTCGTAGGCGTGGACTACCGCCTCCCGTTGGACGAGGCAAACCGGCGCCTGGGCGGCACCGTGCCTTTGCAGGGCAACATCGACCCCGCGCTGCTTTCGGCGCCGTGGGAGGTCCTGGAAGCCCACGTTCGCGAAGTGATCGCGGCCGGCTCCACGGCCCCGGGCCACGTCCTGAACCTTGGTCACGGGGTACCTCCGGAGACTGACCCTGCCGTCCTGACCCGCGTCGTGGAACTCATCCACTCGATCCCGGCGGTCTAG
- the hemG gene encoding protoporphyrinogen oxidase, which translates to MRGGRPQPGHALNGEAPAGLAALVVGGGIAGLLAAYRLAKAGTTVTVLEASDAWGGCVGSHTVGGLELDSGAESFATRSTAVADLARELGLGENIVAPHPGGAWVQLPGGAQELPKTGVLGIPANPWDPEVRRSLGFAGSLRASVDRYLPSSVGTSAEVTSVSALVRARMGKRVLERLVAPVVGGVHSADPGLLDVDMVAPGLRAALRQHGSLAGAVASQRKAGQASSSPTRPSGAVAAKAGSAVGGLKGGMNTLVSVLVAELSSQGVTLVTGARVDTINHVDGGWQAIAAGKTYDAGRLVVALDGPAAVGLLENALPELSGLRPAAGPLVSLVTLVVDVPELDRHPRGTGVLVAPQTAGIEAKALTHATAKWDWLAGETGPGTHVLRLSYGRGEGRDAPGSAAALDDDALFEAALRDASTLLTVPIVREDVLDWDVVRWAGALPFAAVGHKQRVAEVRRICAEADGLSVVGGWLAGNGLAAVVADTSACIDAVL; encoded by the coding sequence ATGCGCGGCGGACGTCCACAGCCCGGACACGCACTCAATGGGGAGGCGCCGGCCGGACTGGCAGCCCTCGTCGTGGGCGGCGGCATCGCCGGTCTGCTCGCCGCGTACCGCCTGGCCAAAGCCGGGACAACGGTCACCGTGCTCGAAGCGAGCGACGCGTGGGGCGGTTGCGTAGGAAGCCACACCGTTGGTGGCCTTGAGCTGGACAGCGGGGCGGAATCCTTCGCCACGCGTTCTACCGCGGTGGCCGATCTTGCCCGCGAGCTCGGACTCGGGGAGAACATTGTTGCGCCACATCCAGGGGGCGCCTGGGTGCAGTTGCCCGGCGGTGCCCAAGAACTCCCCAAGACCGGCGTGCTTGGAATTCCCGCGAACCCGTGGGATCCCGAGGTCCGGCGTTCCCTGGGCTTCGCGGGATCGTTGCGAGCCTCCGTGGACCGCTACTTGCCTAGCTCGGTGGGCACCTCCGCCGAAGTCACGAGCGTTTCCGCGCTGGTCCGGGCCCGGATGGGCAAGCGGGTGCTCGAACGGCTTGTGGCGCCGGTGGTCGGGGGAGTGCACTCTGCCGATCCAGGTCTCCTCGACGTCGACATGGTGGCCCCCGGCCTCCGTGCAGCTTTGCGTCAGCACGGCTCGCTGGCCGGGGCGGTGGCCAGCCAGCGCAAGGCCGGGCAAGCGTCCTCAAGTCCAACAAGACCAAGCGGTGCCGTAGCAGCGAAGGCCGGATCCGCCGTCGGCGGCTTGAAAGGTGGAATGAACACCCTTGTCTCCGTCCTCGTTGCGGAGTTGAGCTCGCAAGGCGTGACTCTCGTTACGGGAGCGCGGGTGGATACCATCAACCATGTTGACGGCGGTTGGCAGGCCATAGCGGCAGGAAAAACGTACGACGCCGGGCGGCTGGTAGTGGCGCTCGACGGTCCGGCCGCCGTCGGGCTGCTGGAGAACGCGCTTCCGGAGCTGTCCGGGCTGCGTCCCGCCGCCGGCCCCTTGGTGAGCCTGGTGACGCTCGTGGTGGACGTGCCCGAACTGGACCGCCACCCCCGTGGCACCGGGGTCCTCGTCGCCCCGCAAACCGCCGGCATCGAGGCGAAGGCACTGACGCATGCCACGGCGAAATGGGACTGGCTGGCAGGGGAAACCGGCCCCGGTACGCATGTGCTGCGTCTTTCCTACGGGCGGGGGGAAGGGCGGGATGCGCCTGGGTCGGCGGCCGCGCTGGATGACGATGCCTTGTTCGAGGCTGCGCTCCGTGATGCCTCGACGTTGCTGACTGTGCCGATTGTCCGCGAAGACGTCCTCGACTGGGACGTGGTCCGTTGGGCTGGCGCCTTGCCGTTTGCCGCCGTCGGTCATAAACAGCGCGTTGCCGAGGTGCGCCGCATCTGCGCCGAAGCCGACGGTTTGTCTGTTGTGGGCGGCTGGCTTGCCGGAAACGGCCTGGCAGCCGTGGTTGCGGATACTTCCGCGTGCATCGACGCAGTACTGTGA
- a CDS encoding SDR family NAD(P)-dependent oxidoreductase — MNEESLITPQHPIGSGFGHDSTASDVVAGVDLRGKTAIVTGGYSGLGLETVRALASAGAHVTVPARRPEHAKDVLASAGLAPEHVTVEALDLAEQRAVKDFAERFLASNETLDILINNAAIMANPEQRVGPGWESQFATNHLGHFTLLNILWPALAAAGSARVVSLSSTGHKLSPIRFEDINFENGYDKWKAYGQAKTANALFAVELDRLGKSAGVRAFAVHPGGIMTELQRHLPREEMVAAGWIDAAGKVREGFKTPEQGAATSTWAATSPALAGMGGVYCEDCDIAKPTDPASPLARYQGVDAHAVDPEAADRLWAVSAEMTGVNAFT, encoded by the coding sequence ATGAACGAGGAATCCTTAATCACACCCCAGCACCCCATCGGATCGGGTTTCGGCCACGACTCCACGGCGTCGGACGTTGTCGCGGGAGTGGATCTCCGGGGCAAGACGGCCATTGTCACCGGCGGCTATTCCGGCTTGGGCTTGGAAACGGTGCGGGCATTGGCCTCTGCTGGAGCCCACGTCACGGTTCCCGCCCGGCGCCCGGAGCACGCGAAGGACGTCCTTGCCTCGGCCGGACTCGCTCCGGAGCATGTGACAGTGGAGGCCTTGGATCTCGCCGAGCAGCGCGCAGTGAAGGATTTCGCGGAACGCTTCCTCGCATCGAACGAAACGCTGGACATCCTGATCAACAACGCAGCCATCATGGCCAACCCGGAGCAACGCGTGGGTCCGGGCTGGGAATCCCAGTTCGCGACCAACCACTTGGGCCACTTCACGCTTCTTAACATTTTGTGGCCCGCTCTGGCAGCTGCCGGTTCGGCTCGCGTCGTCTCCTTGTCCTCCACAGGGCACAAACTCTCGCCGATCCGCTTCGAGGACATCAATTTCGAGAACGGTTACGACAAATGGAAGGCCTACGGCCAGGCAAAGACGGCCAACGCGCTGTTCGCCGTGGAGCTGGACCGACTGGGCAAGTCAGCTGGAGTGCGGGCCTTCGCGGTCCATCCCGGCGGCATCATGACCGAGCTTCAGCGCCACTTGCCACGGGAAGAGATGGTCGCGGCGGGATGGATAGACGCCGCAGGCAAGGTCAGGGAGGGGTTCAAGACTCCGGAACAGGGCGCCGCCACGTCCACTTGGGCAGCTACGTCGCCGGCCCTGGCAGGCATGGGCGGGGTGTACTGCGAAGACTGTGATATCGCCAAGCCAACGGACCCGGCTTCGCCCTTGGCAAGGTACCAAGGAGTGGATGCACACGCCGTAGATCCGGAAGCCGCGGACAGGCTGTGGGCTGTGTCTGCCGAGATGACAGGCGTTAACGCGTTCACATAA
- a CDS encoding TetR/AcrR family transcriptional regulator has product MAESARTKQEAQVRQDRTGSPRSARLPRDERRAQLLNAALEVFVANGFHGAAMDEIAETAHVSKPVLYQHFPSKRELYMALLDSHLAMLTEQMLTALNSTTDNKERVQAVMRAYYRFIASDDQAHRLVFESDLINDPDVSSRLETFNRTFADAVAKVIAEDTKLPPLEAQLLGRGLAGMAQVSARYWLETDGDLDLDVASDLIYRLAWRGISRFPKES; this is encoded by the coding sequence GTGGCTGAGAGTGCACGTACCAAACAGGAGGCACAGGTCAGGCAAGATCGGACCGGTTCGCCACGCTCGGCTAGGCTGCCACGCGACGAGCGCCGGGCCCAGCTCCTCAACGCCGCCTTGGAAGTGTTTGTCGCCAACGGCTTCCACGGTGCGGCAATGGACGAAATCGCCGAGACCGCCCATGTCAGCAAGCCGGTGTTGTATCAACACTTCCCGTCCAAGCGGGAGCTCTACATGGCCCTCCTGGACAGCCATTTGGCCATGCTGACCGAACAGATGCTCACGGCGCTGAATTCGACCACCGACAACAAGGAACGCGTCCAAGCGGTCATGCGCGCGTACTACCGCTTCATTGCGAGCGACGACCAGGCGCACCGCCTCGTCTTTGAGTCCGACCTCATCAACGATCCGGACGTCAGTTCCCGATTGGAGACGTTCAACCGCACGTTCGCCGACGCCGTCGCCAAGGTCATCGCCGAGGACACCAAGCTCCCCCCGCTGGAGGCCCAACTATTGGGCCGTGGGCTCGCCGGAATGGCGCAGGTCAGTGCCCGGTACTGGCTGGAAACCGATGGCGATCTGGACCTCGATGTCGCCAGCGATCTGATCTACCGTTTAGCTTGGCGCGGAATCAGTCGCTTCCCGAAAGAGTCCTAG
- a CDS encoding DUF3107 domain-containing protein, giving the protein MEVKIGIQNVGREIVLESALDAEAVAKIVGDAISNGTDLRLTDEKGRQVIVPGNVVGYVEIGAEEVRRVGFGAL; this is encoded by the coding sequence GTGGAAGTAAAGATCGGCATTCAGAACGTTGGCCGTGAGATCGTGCTGGAATCCGCTCTGGATGCCGAGGCTGTCGCCAAGATCGTGGGCGACGCCATCAGCAATGGCACAGACCTGCGCCTGACCGATGAAAAGGGCCGCCAGGTCATCGTTCCCGGCAACGTCGTGGGGTATGTCGAGATCGGGGCTGAAGAAGTACGCCGGGTCGGCTTCGGCGCGCTCTAA
- a CDS encoding glutamyl-tRNA reductase — translation MVLFSLVATHADIDLETVAQLSNGSSEVASFALADSQLVSGTVVLATCNRYEIYGETPHAENLEAARSALVAQISGLSGLNEQVVSRAFSTRTGPEVSRHLFTVSAGLDSAVVGEREIAGQVRRALITAQHEGTASPGLVRLFQAASKTAKDVGAQTALGSRGLSIVSVALDLATDLSENADWSTKKVVVFGTGAYAGATMSLLRERGCTDVSVYSSSGRAGTFVATRGGTALDAETLPAAVAAADVMIGCSGSDTRVEAAELAKVRAASTQTLIAIDLALTHDFDPAVGELDGVELLTLESVRLAAPQEQAESLAQASTIVSGAATAFEQEREARSVDSAIVALRRHTMNVLDAEMEKVRARHGCTAAAEEVEFALRRMVKQLLHIPTVRARELAANGQQDDYVAALEALYGIQVEQPVPSPAAECPVDHQQAPTQAESA, via the coding sequence GTGGTTCTTTTTTCATTGGTGGCTACACACGCCGACATCGATCTTGAGACCGTCGCTCAGTTGAGCAACGGTTCATCCGAGGTTGCCTCGTTCGCCTTGGCCGATTCCCAACTTGTCTCCGGAACCGTGGTCCTGGCCACCTGCAACCGCTACGAAATCTATGGCGAAACGCCCCACGCTGAGAACCTTGAAGCCGCCCGCTCGGCGCTCGTCGCCCAGATCAGCGGACTGAGTGGGCTCAACGAACAAGTCGTTTCGCGTGCCTTCAGCACCCGCACCGGTCCTGAGGTCAGCAGGCACCTCTTCACCGTCAGCGCCGGACTGGATTCCGCCGTCGTCGGCGAACGCGAAATCGCCGGCCAAGTACGCCGCGCCCTCATCACCGCCCAGCATGAAGGAACCGCAAGCCCCGGACTGGTCCGGCTGTTCCAGGCGGCTTCCAAGACCGCCAAGGACGTCGGGGCACAGACTGCTCTTGGCTCGCGTGGCCTGTCCATCGTGTCCGTCGCCTTGGACCTCGCTACAGATCTTTCGGAGAACGCCGACTGGAGCACCAAGAAGGTCGTCGTCTTCGGAACGGGCGCCTACGCCGGCGCCACGATGTCGCTGCTCCGTGAGCGCGGCTGCACGGACGTCTCGGTGTACTCGTCGTCCGGCCGGGCCGGAACTTTCGTGGCGACCCGCGGCGGTACCGCGCTCGACGCCGAAACCCTCCCCGCCGCCGTCGCCGCCGCCGATGTCATGATCGGCTGCAGCGGATCGGACACCCGCGTTGAGGCCGCAGAGCTTGCCAAGGTCCGCGCGGCGTCCACCCAGACGCTCATCGCGATCGACCTCGCACTGACCCACGACTTCGATCCCGCAGTCGGCGAGCTCGACGGCGTCGAACTGCTGACGCTCGAATCCGTGCGGCTGGCAGCACCTCAGGAACAGGCGGAGTCCCTGGCACAGGCGAGCACCATTGTTTCCGGAGCGGCAACGGCCTTCGAACAAGAGCGCGAAGCCCGCTCTGTCGACTCGGCCATTGTGGCGCTGCGCCGCCACACCATGAACGTGCTCGACGCCGAGATGGAAAAAGTCCGGGCCCGGCACGGCTGCACCGCTGCGGCCGAGGAAGTGGAGTTCGCCCTCCGGCGCATGGTCAAGCAACTGCTCCATATTCCTACGGTCCGCGCGCGCGAACTAGCGGCCAACGGCCAGCAGGACGATTACGTGGCAGCCTTGGAGGCCTTATACGGCATCCAAGTGGAGCAGCCAGTCCCGTCACCGGCTGCCGAGTGCCCGGTTGACCACCAGCAGGCGCCAACGCAGGCTGAAAGCGCCTAG
- the moeB gene encoding molybdopterin-synthase adenylyltransferase MoeB, producing MANTLAAQTLPPSTSSALPPLVEPAAELTTDEVERYSRHLIIPEIGVVGQRRLKNAKVLVIGAGGLGSPALLYLAAAGVGTLGIVDDDDVDLSNLQRQIIHGVGDVGRPKIESARDAIKELNPLVNVQLHNARLDSSNALELFAGYDLILDGADNFATRYLVNDAAAILGKPYVWGSIFRFDGQVSVFWEKHGPSYRDLYPEAPPAGSVPSCGEGGVFGMLCAAVGSLMVTEAVKLITGVGRSMLGRVALFDALGGSWREIKVSKDPAAEPITELTDYEAFCGITPEPADDSIRTVTATELSGMLEARAAGERDFELVDVREIGEHEIVSIDGSVLIPQGRILAGEAWTELPQDKEIVFHCKGGTRSAAVLAAAQRAGYTHVSHLDGGILAWVRDVEPGKPVY from the coding sequence ATGGCCAATACTCTTGCTGCCCAAACGTTGCCGCCCTCGACTTCTTCCGCACTGCCGCCACTCGTGGAACCGGCCGCGGAACTGACCACCGATGAGGTGGAACGCTACTCGCGCCACCTCATTATTCCCGAAATCGGCGTGGTGGGTCAGCGGCGCCTCAAGAATGCGAAAGTCCTGGTGATCGGTGCCGGCGGGCTGGGCTCTCCCGCCCTGCTGTACTTGGCCGCCGCGGGGGTGGGAACGCTCGGAATCGTGGACGACGACGACGTGGATCTCAGCAACCTGCAACGTCAGATCATCCACGGGGTGGGAGATGTGGGCCGCCCGAAGATTGAATCGGCCCGGGATGCCATCAAGGAACTCAATCCCCTCGTCAACGTCCAGTTGCACAACGCTCGCCTGGACTCTTCCAACGCTTTGGAGCTTTTCGCCGGGTACGATCTCATCCTCGACGGCGCGGATAACTTCGCCACCCGCTACCTGGTGAACGACGCTGCCGCGATTCTCGGCAAACCCTATGTCTGGGGGTCCATCTTCCGCTTCGACGGCCAGGTCAGCGTGTTCTGGGAGAAGCACGGCCCCAGCTACCGCGATCTGTACCCCGAAGCTCCTCCGGCCGGTTCGGTCCCGTCCTGCGGCGAGGGTGGCGTGTTCGGCATGCTGTGCGCCGCCGTCGGCTCGCTTATGGTGACGGAGGCAGTGAAGCTGATCACCGGCGTCGGGCGCTCCATGCTGGGGCGCGTGGCGCTCTTTGATGCGCTTGGCGGCAGTTGGCGCGAAATCAAGGTTTCGAAGGATCCGGCGGCCGAACCGATCACCGAATTGACCGACTATGAGGCTTTTTGTGGCATCACCCCGGAGCCCGCGGACGACTCGATTCGCACCGTTACGGCCACTGAACTTTCCGGGATGCTCGAGGCCCGCGCGGCGGGGGAACGCGACTTTGAACTGGTGGATGTCCGCGAGATCGGTGAACACGAGATTGTGAGCATCGATGGTTCGGTGCTCATCCCGCAGGGGCGCATCCTGGCGGGGGAGGCCTGGACGGAACTGCCGCAAGACAAAGAGATTGTGTTTCATTGCAAAGGCGGGACCCGCTCGGCTGCCGTGCTGGCGGCGGCACAGCGGGCGGGCTATACCCATGTCAGCCACCTCGACGGCGGGATACTTGCCTGGGTGCGCGACGTCGAGCCGGGCAAACCGGTTTACTGA
- a CDS encoding ABC transporter substrate-binding protein encodes MAALALTSCTNASEASTSGSTLSGSANASFDPTTITKDDTLAALVPAAIKSKGTLMVGSDTSYAPAEFLGTDGQTALGYDVDIAKAIAAKLGLQVQVRTAEFASILPSLGPKFDLGMSSFTVNHERLKAVNMVSYFNAGVLWAVQKGNPKNIDLNDLCGKTVGVQTGTVEEDPDASGRSKACTDAGKPAINIVTLKNQADVTTRLVNGGIDAMSADSPIIGYALSQTNGQLERLGDVYDAAPQGITVAKNDTALAELMTKVVNNLIADGTYAKILKSWNNTDGAITKSELNPAVSS; translated from the coding sequence GTGGCCGCATTAGCCCTCACTTCCTGCACCAACGCGTCGGAGGCGAGCACGTCAGGTTCCACACTCTCCGGCAGCGCGAATGCGAGTTTCGACCCCACCACCATCACCAAAGACGACACGCTGGCAGCATTGGTTCCCGCGGCCATCAAGTCCAAGGGCACGCTTATGGTCGGCTCGGACACGAGCTACGCGCCGGCGGAGTTCCTGGGAACCGACGGCCAGACTGCCCTTGGTTACGACGTCGACATTGCCAAGGCGATCGCCGCGAAACTGGGCCTGCAGGTCCAAGTGCGGACGGCAGAGTTCGCGAGCATCTTGCCGTCTTTAGGCCCAAAATTTGACCTGGGCATGTCCTCGTTCACTGTCAATCACGAACGCCTGAAAGCCGTGAACATGGTCAGCTACTTCAACGCCGGTGTCCTATGGGCCGTGCAGAAGGGAAACCCGAAGAACATCGATTTGAATGACCTCTGCGGCAAGACTGTGGGCGTGCAGACCGGGACGGTTGAGGAAGATCCGGATGCCTCCGGCCGCTCAAAGGCGTGCACCGATGCCGGGAAGCCGGCCATCAACATTGTCACTTTGAAGAACCAGGCCGACGTCACCACGCGTCTGGTCAACGGCGGCATTGACGCGATGAGCGCCGACTCCCCCATCATCGGTTATGCCCTCTCTCAGACCAACGGCCAGCTCGAGAGGCTCGGTGACGTTTACGACGCCGCTCCCCAAGGCATCACGGTGGCGAAGAACGACACTGCACTAGCCGAGCTCATGACCAAAGTGGTGAACAATCTCATCGCCGACGGAACCTATGCCAAGATCCTCAAGTCGTGGAACAACACAGACGGAGCCATCACCAAGTCCGAGCTCAACCCGGCGGTATCAAGTTGA
- a CDS encoding NAD(P)/FAD-dependent oxidoreductase has protein sequence MIKSFYDVVIVGGGHNGLTAGAYLARAGKSVLLLEREDHLGGAAVSAAAFQGVDARLSRYSYLVSLLPKQIIDELGLDIELARRRYSSYTPIPGDTTGGLLIDNGDEAATRRSFVRVGGGSDTDFEAMRDFNADTERLARALFPTVCGPLPTRSEARKLLDDDALWEELIEKPLGQAIVRRFENDLVRGVVATDALIGTFTSLDDPSLEANRCFLYHVIGNETGDWDIPIGGMGVVSRELERAAREAGAHLVTGAEVTSISADGNVHYRLQHEEHAVKGRRILANVAPWVLRELLNGDNTEEIARPEGAQIKVNLLLSRLPKLQDESVPPEAAFGGTFHINEGYGRLESAFHEAVQGAIPGPLPCEIYCHSLTDQSILSPELVAVGAQTLTVFGLHAPDRWLNEENNDARRGQLQAAVLASLNSVLAEPIEDLILKDATGKPCIESKTTLDLEHALNMPGGNIFHGPLQWPFLEDDAPRNTAAERWGVNTGNPRILLCGAGARRGGGVSGLGGHNAAMAVLEDLADK, from the coding sequence ATGATCAAATCTTTTTACGACGTGGTAATTGTTGGCGGAGGCCACAACGGTCTCACTGCAGGGGCTTATCTGGCGCGCGCGGGCAAAAGCGTGCTGCTGCTCGAGCGCGAAGACCATCTTGGGGGCGCCGCAGTTTCGGCCGCGGCCTTCCAGGGAGTCGATGCCCGCCTGTCGCGGTACTCGTATCTCGTCAGCCTTCTCCCGAAACAGATCATCGACGAGCTGGGGCTGGATATCGAGCTTGCCCGCCGACGCTACTCCTCCTACACCCCCATCCCCGGTGATACCACCGGGGGGCTACTCATCGACAATGGCGATGAAGCTGCCACCCGCAGATCTTTTGTCCGTGTTGGTGGCGGATCCGACACAGATTTCGAGGCCATGCGGGACTTCAACGCAGACACCGAACGTCTGGCTCGAGCACTTTTCCCGACGGTCTGCGGGCCGCTGCCGACCCGCTCAGAAGCCCGGAAATTGCTCGACGACGACGCCCTGTGGGAAGAACTCATCGAAAAGCCGCTCGGCCAAGCCATTGTCCGACGATTTGAGAACGACCTCGTGCGCGGCGTCGTAGCGACCGATGCACTGATCGGGACGTTCACGTCATTGGACGATCCGTCTTTGGAGGCCAACCGCTGTTTCCTCTACCACGTCATCGGAAATGAAACAGGTGACTGGGACATTCCGATCGGCGGAATGGGAGTCGTTTCCCGCGAACTGGAGCGGGCCGCCAGGGAAGCCGGGGCGCACCTCGTCACGGGAGCCGAGGTCACCTCAATTTCTGCCGACGGCAATGTTCACTATCGCCTGCAACATGAGGAACATGCGGTCAAAGGTCGGCGCATCTTGGCCAACGTGGCCCCTTGGGTGCTCCGCGAGCTGTTAAACGGGGACAACACTGAGGAAATCGCCCGGCCCGAAGGCGCCCAAATCAAAGTCAACCTGCTGCTCAGCCGGCTCCCAAAACTCCAAGACGAATCAGTACCTCCCGAGGCAGCATTCGGAGGAACATTCCACATCAACGAGGGTTACGGCAGGCTTGAGAGCGCCTTCCACGAAGCCGTCCAAGGGGCCATCCCAGGCCCGCTGCCTTGCGAGATCTACTGTCATTCCCTGACGGACCAAAGCATCCTCTCGCCTGAACTCGTCGCTGTCGGAGCCCAGACACTCACCGTGTTCGGGCTGCACGCCCCTGACCGTTGGCTCAACGAAGAAAACAACGATGCCCGCCGAGGCCAGCTCCAGGCTGCCGTGCTTGCATCCCTAAATTCGGTCCTTGCCGAGCCGATCGAGGACCTTATCCTCAAAGACGCCACGGGAAAGCCATGCATTGAATCCAAGACCACATTGGACCTTGAACACGCTCTCAACATGCCAGGCGGCAACATCTTCCACGGACCTCTGCAGTGGCCGTTCCTTGAGGATGACGCCCCGCGCAATACCGCAGCCGAACGGTGGGGGGTCAATACCGGCAACCCCCGGATTCTTCTCTGTGGTGCCGGTGCCAGACGGGGCGGCGGAGTCAGTGGACTCGGCGGCCACAACGCTGCAATGGCAGTCCTGGAAGACCTCGCCGATAAATAG